AACTGCCTGTTGGGATCCGCGAGATGTGGCTTGCCACCAGCAGCCATTTCCCCTCTATCTTCGCATAGGTCCACAAATAGCGGGTAAACGTCCTATGCAGCGGACCATCCTTTGGTTTGAAGTTCACCGCCACGTGACCCCAGGCCAATCCTGTCGTGCCAATGACACGGAACTGCGGATTGATCGGCGTGCGCGCGATACTCTCGTGGTTCGCTAAGAGTGTTTGTAGGACTTGCCGCGCCGCCGCCTTCCCATAACCTTTCATGTTCACTCAGAACCGCTCGCGGGCCGCGGTCGAGTGCAGCGCGTTTGATACTCATGCAGGCCTCCTCCGCTGCCAAGGGCAGCGGTAAGGTGGCGGTACTCTCAAACTCACCCCCAGAAGGAGGAGACCTGGATGAACTTCTACACGCAAC
The DNA window shown above is from Deltaproteobacteria bacterium and carries:
- a CDS encoding nuclear transport factor 2 family protein, with the translated sequence MKGYGKAAARQVLQTLLANHESIARTPINPQFRVIGTTGLAWGHVAVNFKPKDGPLHRTFTRYLWTYAKIEGKWLLVASHISRIPTGS